The region AATGGCGACCCAATGGACCAACATATATCTCTTGTCCTCCTCGTTTCATCAGAAAGAGCTGCAAAGTGGTGTTTATATTAGTATTCGATGACAAAAGTCAAGGAAAAACAATTAATAGCTTGATTGAGATTAAAAATATCAAACTCACCTCATCAAAGGCTTCAAAAATGTCGATACTAGGCTGATGGATGGTACAAACAACAGTTCTTCCTGTGTCAACAGTGTTCCTAACAGTTCTCATAACAATTGCAGCAGCCCTTGCATCTAACCCTGAAGTTGGTTCATCCATGAAAATGATAGAAGGGTTAGCAACTAGCTCCACCGCAATGGTCAATCTTTTACGTTGCTCAGTTGAGAGACCGTTGACCCCTGGCAAACCAACTAAGGCTGATCTTAATGGTCCAAGCTCCACAAGATCCATAACTTCCTCAACAAACATCTGCACAAGGATAAATAAATAGGAAATTTTATATGAATTCAGCCTTCTTTATGGAGTAGTGTTTAACTGATCTTTGGGCAAgattcatgttatggaagaaaaaatttcataagAACCAACCTTTCTGCTGTTTTTGTCAACATCATGAGGTAAACGCAGCCAAGCTGAGTATACTAATGACTCATAAACTGTAACATAAGGTGAATGGATGTCATTCTGCTCACAGTATCCAGATATACGTGCAAATGTGTCTTGCTTCTTAGGATAGCCCGAAATCTTGATGTCACCCTCAATATATCCTCCTGTTTTTCTTCCAGCCAATACATCCATCAATGTTGTTTTTCCAGCCCCACTAACTCCCATCAAAGCCGTCAAAACGCCGGGCCTGAAAGCTCCACTTACACCCTTCAGAAGTACCAATTTGTCTTCAGTGGCACCCTGATCTATCATTTCCTGCAAGTATTGTGGAAATTTAGTAACATATCTGTTGAAAATGTTTCTGATCAATAACAATTCCTAGCTAGTTAGTTACCTGAGGCATGTCGACAGAGTAAATAACGTCATCAAAGGTGATGGAATGTGGTTCAAATGGAAGAACCattccttttttcttattttgaccCTCACCATTGGAATTCTCTTTCTCGTTGCTAGTTGTTTGGGCATCTTCACTGTCTTCCGGTATCATAGCTTGCGGCTTACCGAATGCTGTAAACATTCATACTAAAcgtttaatcttttttttttttctttagggAATAATACATGGAGAAAATCAAAAGATACTCACGGTTGAGATAAGCGAGTGCAACACTGTAGAAGAAGTTAAACACGATTGTGAATCCAATAAGTGCACCAACGCCTATCCAGTACCATGATGCATCTGGGAAGAAGCCTCGACCTTTTACAACAGCAGCTCCAAGTGGCTCAGTTCCATTTGGTGCAATCTGGTTTTATTAATTTGAGCTTCAGCATTAATATAGGAAATTAATTATTTGCACCCTGCAGTACCTAGAGAAACTTACTTTTTTCCACCtttttccatcaaattcattcacaaGGATTGCATTCACAGAATACATCATAGGTGAAGTCCAGTAACCCCATATCCACCATTTCTTCACGTTATCTACGGTagataattaacaatttaacatTAGTCGGTTTAAGAAAGCAAGAGAATCTGCAGACATATAAATGACCAAATATACCTCGTGAAAGAACGAATCCACCCAGTGCAAATTGTAAAAGCAGAGCAAAAGATCCAATTATACTAGCAACTCCTAGGGTCCTGCCAACTGCCCCGATGAATCGAAACAACCCTGATGCCATCTGGCTTACTATTATGAGTAGCAAGAACTGTTTGAACAATCTGCAAAAACAAACTCCTGATTAATAATCACGGAGAATGGGAATCTTTATTCTGCATCATCTTTTCTTTCATGTACCTTGCGGGGTGTGGATCAAATCCAATGACATAGTAAGTGAGAAACACCCAAAGAGCAGTTTCAACTAATGTTACTGGGATTTTGAGTATCCATGAGGGAATTGCataagcccatgaagggaaaaagAGAAGGTCTCTTTGCTTGAAGAAGACGGGAAGTTTATAAATTATCAACCCGAGCTCGGACATCCCATTGAACATATTCATAATGACCACGAAAAAGAGAGCACCGGCATATATCCCTCCATCATCCATAGTATCTTGGTGCATCTCAGTTCGGAAAAATATGGTCATCGTGATGAGTGCCATAATTAAAAGCTGAAAACAAATCAAAATGAAGAAAGGCATTAGGACTTGCAAGCAAATATTATAAGACAAAGACTTGAAAAAATCAATATTCCcttcatcccaatttatgtgaatgtgtttgactgggcacagagtttaagaaataaaggaagatttttaaaacttgtggtgtAAAATACGCCATAGATATTGTGTTGCTATAAATCAtatcattaagggtaaaatgggtattttaaagttaaattgttactttATATAGAAAGGCGTCATTCTTTTCAAGACTGGCTAAAATAGAAAGCGTCACATAAATGGTTACctgaaagaatttgaagatGTAAACAAACGAGTTCCTCTTCATTAGCAAGAATTCTCTTTCATTGCAGACTTTGAAGAGCTGTTTCTTCCCTATACCGTACTTTTCAGTTGTCAGAGCAGCAGGATGGCTTTTGCTCTTGTCATATGAGGTTGCGAGCTCGTCCCCAAGTTTCCTCCCAACATGGAATGCTTGATATGCCTCAGCAAACTCGTTTGATGTGACAAACCTGTAAGGCTCATCCCTCCTCACccaatattgttgttgatccttcTTTGATGTCACTTCTTGCAAGAAGTCGGCCACGCCTTTTCTATCAGGGCATTTGAAACCCATGGATTCGAAGAAGCCAATGACGTGTTCTCGAGGGCCCTGATAGACAATTAGACCATCTGATAACAAAATAATGTCATCAAACAAATCGTAGGTCTCCGGTGCTGGCTGCAAGAGAGATATCACAGCAGTTCCATTCAAGATTTGCACAGTTTGCCTTAGAGAGTTCACAATGGAAAAAGTGGTGGAACTATCCAATCCAGTAGAGATTTCGTCCATGAAAAGTGCCTTTGACGGTCCAACAAGCATTTCACCCGTTGTCACACGCTTCTTTTGTCCTCCTGAAATACCCCTTACCATTTCATCTCCCACCATAGTATCTGCACAAATGTCTAGTCCCAAAATCTGCAGATAGAATTCACAAATCACTTAGTTATCAAATTTCTTCTGCCTTTTAATTGTCAAAATGTTAGAGAAATTATTAGATATAATTAATGTTACCTTAAGAACATAATCGGTAACAACATTAGCTTCTTGTCCCTCTGTTGCTGCTGCCTACATTGTCATCAAACAATTAAGGTCATAAACATTTACCTTGATGATagaaaattttccattttcaCCTTGAAGCTGAttttttgtgttatattttccttttgctattttaaaataagacttcTGGTCATCCTTAATTAGATGTTATTTTATTAGGAAttagccgagggtctatcagaaacagcctctctacctcccaaggtaggggtagggtctacgtacactctaccctccccagaccccgcttgtgggattacactaggtatgttgttgttgttatttattAGGAATTACTAGACTATAAAAACAGAATCTTTCATAAATGCAAGGTAAGACTGCTTTACAATAAACCCGACATAGTTAGATCTTAATGCATCGGACTGTCCTTTTGAGTagaattcttttcttttcttcaacttcactcTTTCTACCATtgcttcattttcaacataacaAATAATGAATCTTATATTTAAATGGAAAAGCGAGTTACGAGACCAGCTTTAAAATCTGGTGCAAGTACAGGTATCAATTTAGGGATTCTGCTCATTTGGTGGTGGATTCAATCCCCTTTGCATTAAAGgagataattatttttcattatcTTCCATGTGTTCTGGTTTTTATGTCTACACCActtgattttatttataaagTTCCAAGAAAAGCAAGTCCCGACATCTtaataaattcatgaacaatatTTGTTAATTCAGAATAGTGCGGGggtcaaatattaaaaaaagatatAGTCTTCAAAGGTGGGCGGGGAgagtattttaaaaaaatcacatGCAAACATGATCCTATACTATTTTATAACAAGAATTCAGTCTCATCTGTATAAGTGGGTGGGGATAATATTTAATACTTCACATGAAAAGATATTATTACCTTCATATAGATATCAATATCAGGATCTGGCTTGATATTGGCTGCTTTCTCTCTTCTTGACAGTTCAGCCAACATTTCTGTAAAACATTTCAAGAAACATCAAtcaatatagatatatatattagttaaatttcatcataaaatgatttttcattGAAGAAGTATTTTgacaaaaaacattttttttttaatataaaacaATGCTAACCGTAACGAGAGCCAACTCCCTGGCATCTGGCAGAAAATTCCAAAGTTTCTCTCACAGTCATTTCTCCAATGTGTAAATCATGCTGGCTAATATAAGCAGCAGTTCTTTGTGGCAcaaattcattcatttcatgTCCATTATATGTCACCTTCCCACTAGCCTgatttccggaaaaaaaaaatacacaatcAGGTCACTTACAAGATAATTACAGGTAAATCTCTACGTTAAGCATTACTGATAACCTGGTAAAAATGGTTGATCTGCTGTCACAAGTTATAGTACAATTAATAATGTAGAAAATTTTTTACACCGTCGGTGTATTTTAACTTAAATCCTTCTGGTCTGAcggtgttaaaaaaaaatgtgcatGATAAGGTCACTTATAGGTTATTGAACTTAAATTTCCAATACAAACATTAATTAGTAACATGACAAATATGGTAACTACTAACTAATCTGCTAACTAAATAGTGTAAAAAATCTTATAATGTCAGTGTATAGAACTTAAATTTGTATGGTATTTAGTACAAATGAACTTACCCTAAGTTCAGCATCAAGCTTTCCAGCTAAAGCTAATAAGAGAGTAGTTTTGCCAGAACCAGGAGGTCCCAAAAGCAAAGTCAATCTGCAAGGCTTAATGATACCACTCACATCATCAAGAATAGTGAGCTTCCTCTTTCTACTTGGTAGGATATGGAGAGCATTCAACATTGGCTACAACCCAAACGGAAAAAGAGTTagttttatcaaacacttactTTTAATCAAAATTTGGAAATCAAAATTTTGGTAAGATTTTTACCTCAATAAAATTAGTGATGAAGTTGGTAAATGTAGGCAAAGCACTGCTTCCTACAAATGCATCTGCCTCAATTTTTAGATGCTCATATCTTACTTCTATTGTTGGCAAATCAAGCCCAACtctgtaaaaagaaaaaatatgtcaaaccactaaaattttaaaataaatttaataacAACTACTCATAGATGAACAACGatacccaaaaataaaataaaaatcgcaGGGTCATGTCCAAGATTTGAAGTCTGTGAGTTCATAAGGAGTGTGATCTTATTACTCACTCTGTCTCATTTTTATGTGATCACGCACTTTTCTATGATATCTTTCgttatttagaaaaaatttaactttaaatttctcgGTTTACAATCATATAAAACATGTTATGACGTGTAGGTTAGACCACAAACTCCAAATATCTTTTTCTTCTCTCAAACGCCATATCCAGTCAAATACTctctccggatcaaaaaaaagtccacttagcctttttttttggattaaaaaaagagcacttatcaaatcaagaaagaattaattctattttttcatatttgcccctattaagtgttatatgatcaaatttcaatgcttatttaattagggttaatttagtcaaattatctatttttgtcaagaagttagtatttttattaaaggtgtaaaattcttcagtggactctttttttttttttttttttatccggagggagcaCATGCAAAGGTGGACTTAGGGAGTAAGCTACGGTGCATCTAATCTTAGTAGTTTCGGTCTAAATCCTATTAAAAATACCCAACAAAAATCACAAATAACATATTTTGGCCCCAGCCCCCAGTAACTTAGATAGGATATGGTAAAAGTTTGGATTCCCACTTATaaaattcaaatcttgaatATGCCTCCGAGCTAGGGGCGGAGCTATAACTCCAACTTTGACTATGGGTTTGGCAAACTCAATAGCTTTAGCTCAAAGTCTGTAGTTGTGtttaaaagttaatatatataaataatttattaaaaattcaataagttgtatttttttaaactcATAAACGCAAAATTCTAGTTGTGCCTCAAAGACGCAcacagaaaaataaaattaatcattCACATACCTGTCAATTCTATCCCTGAGTTTCCTCAAGAACTTCTCATTATCTTCATCAGCAACTTTAACAAGCCTATCAATCAAATCCTTACTTTCTTGATTTCCAAGATCATTTATATCAACTTCATTAGCTCCACCACCTTGTGGTCCAAATAAAAGACCTTTTCTTAATCTATCAAATGTTGGTAACTTTTCAAGTGCAGCCCATTTAAGTGcctcttcatcatcttcatctctTGATGAACGATTAAATACATTATTAGCTCTAAATATTGAATTACTATTATTTGCTCTTAAACTACCCCTTATACTTCCTCTTACACTTGATCTTAAACTACTCCCTCGAAAGTCACTTAAATTTAGTGGCTCCATTTTTTGGACCAATCAAAATACAACACTCTTTTTTTCCCTCccttgtaatattttttttgtgacCTTTTTGAGTTTTGAGAGATGCCCAAGAAATTTTCTTGACTTTTTTTGGTctctcacactttgaaaatttggaaagaaagagaggaattGAACGGAAAAGTTTAGAGCTGATGCAAAGGTGTAAAAGGCTAAGGGTATTTATATAACATGGAGAATAGAAAAATGGCGTGCTATGAAATGAATAATTTTAAGAAGctgtttttttatttaactgAAAAGATATGTTGAAAGATACTGGtgttaaaataacaataataattccAAATGCCACGTTGTGTGATCAATAAAGTAGTTCTATTCATGGGTTATTTAACTGAAAAGATATGTTGAAAGATACTGGtgttaaaataacaataataattccAAATGCCACGTTGTGTGATCAATAAAATAGTTCTATCCATGGGTTGTGCTGAGTTGTTTAATTATTACTTACTTACTACTCTCTCtattctaatttatgtgatataatttaatCAGGtgcgaaatttaaaaaataaaataacatttttgaatcttgtgttcTAAAATAAgctatagatatttgtgtggttataactcgttaagcgtaaaagataaaatttaaaattaaattattatcaaattaaaaaaatgtactaaaaagaaaagtatatcacataaattgaaacggagagagtagtagaatatatatttttataatataaaaatgggaAAGAACGTGTGTTTTGATGAGGTCTGGCCAACCCCATTTGACCTGCTAGAACCCCAGCTGTTAACtggagtgttttttttttttttctctccaaatgCTTCTTGTTTTTCTATTCTAACATGACTTAAGTTTGTCTCATTTACTATCTTTACTTTCAGATATAGATCTGTTAATATATGGTAATAATAATTAGATACTCAGATAAATATCTATATACATTTAGCGAATTTTTCAATACATATATAAGATACGAATAAAACTTATTAAGTTCACTTGAACCTACTTATTGTGAATCTGCCACGGTTTACACCCTCTATCCTACTTTATGTGATTCTTTGACTGAGCgcgaaatttaataaagaatttttttttgaaaatttatttttctatcgATTTATGTATGACTTTTAAAACACTGAGTcaaaaactattaaaaaaaaaaggggtattTGTCCATATTTCAGAATTTGACTAATACTTTAAAATTAGAATTTGAACAttcaaaaactattttgaaaaaattactataaattgcaatttttctcatataaatataattaatttattagtCAAAGTTTACTACTTTGAATCTTCAAAACGGAAAATGTCATACAAATTGAGATAGAGAAACAAATATATTAATCTATTTTAtaacaaataatagaaaattatGTTTTTGAAGATAAATTATAATAGAAATTATGTCACATAAAATAGGAACAAAGAGATTTGAAAACGCTGGAAAATTGATAAGCATGTTGATAGTTTTACGGAAAAGAATTAGTTTTTCTACTTTTGGGCACTCCTTGTTTGATTGGC is a window of Lycium ferocissimum isolate CSIRO_LF1 chromosome 12, AGI_CSIRO_Lferr_CH_V1, whole genome shotgun sequence DNA encoding:
- the LOC132041196 gene encoding pleiotropic drug resistance protein 1-like, which translates into the protein MEPLNLSDFRGSSLRSSVRGSIRGSLRANNSNSIFRANNVFNRSSRDEDDEEALKWAALEKLPTFDRLRKGLLFGPQGGGANEVDINDLGNQESKDLIDRLVKVADEDNEKFLRKLRDRIDRVGLDLPTIEVRYEHLKIEADAFVGSSALPTFTNFITNFIEPMLNALHILPSRKRKLTILDDVSGIIKPCRLTLLLGPPGSGKTTLLLALAGKLDAELRASGKVTYNGHEMNEFVPQRTAAYISQHDLHIGEMTVRETLEFSARCQGVGSRYEMLAELSRREKAANIKPDPDIDIYMKAAATEGQEANVVTDYVLKILGLDICADTMVGDEMVRGISGGQKKRVTTGEMLVGPSKALFMDEISTGLDSSTTFSIVNSLRQTVQILNGTAVISLLQPAPETYDLFDDIILLSDGLIVYQGPREHVIGFFESMGFKCPDRKGVADFLQEVTSKKDQQQYWVRRDEPYRFVTSNEFAEAYQAFHVGRKLGDELATSYDKSKSHPAALTTEKYGIGKKQLFKVCNEREFLLMKRNSFVYIFKFFQLLIMALITMTIFFRTEMHQDTMDDGGIYAGALFFVVIMNMFNGMSELGLIIYKLPVFFKQRDLLFFPSWAYAIPSWILKIPVTLVETALWVFLTYYVIGFDPHPARLFKQFLLLIIVSQMASGLFRFIGAVGRTLGVASIIGSFALLLQFALGGFVLSRDNVKKWWIWGYWTSPMMYSVNAILVNEFDGKRWKKIAPNGTEPLGAAVVKGRGFFPDASWYWIGVGALIGFTIVFNFFYSVALAYLNPFGKPQAMIPEDSEDAQTTSNEKENSNGEGQNKKKGMVLPFEPHSITFDDVIYSVDMPQEMIDQGATEDKLVLLKGVSGAFRPGVLTALMGVSGAGKTTLMDVLAGRKTGGYIEGDIKISGYPKKQDTFARISGYCEQNDIHSPYVTVYESLVYSAWLRLPHDVDKNSRKMFVEEVMDLVELGPLRSALVGLPGVNGLSTEQRKRLTIAVELVANPSIIFMDEPTSGLDARAAAIVMRTVRNTVDTGRTVVCTIHQPSIDIFEAFDELFLMKRGGQEIYVGPLGRHSCHLIKYFESMPGVSKIKDGYNPATWMLEVTTSAQEMMFGVDFTDLYKKSDLYKRNKALISELSVPRPGTKDLYFDTKYSQPFWTQCMACLWKQHWSYWRNPAYTAVRFLFTTLIALVFGTMFWDLGGRVGKSQDLFNAMGCMYATVLFLGTQNSSSVQPVVAVERTVFYRERAAGMYSAIPYAFGQIFIEIPYVFMQAVFCGAIMYAMIGFEWTVSKFIWYLFVLFFTLMYFTFYGMMTVAVTPNVSVAQVVGSFFYGVWNLFSGFIIPRPRMAIWWRWYYWCCPVAWTLYGLIASQFGDLQNKLSDEETVEQFLKRYFGFEHDFLPIVAVVIVGYTVVFGFTFAFAIKAFNFQTR